One region of Mucilaginibacter gotjawali genomic DNA includes:
- a CDS encoding sigma 54-interacting transcriptional regulator, which produces MNKLLNIRTLGELKKTDYKSRSVKEELRANLIKQLQHGEGGFEGIIGFEDTVIPDLQTAILSRHNILLLGLRGQAKTRIARLLVNLLDEYMPYIEGSELYDDPLAPISWFGHNEIITKGDDTPIGWIHRSERYTEKLATPDVTVADLIGDVDPIKAATLKLTYSDERVIHFGLIPRAHRGIFVINELPDLQARIQVSLFNILQERDIQIRGFKLRLPLDIQFVFTANPEDYTNRGSIVTPLKDRIESQILTHYPRTIDVSRKITQQEASLTPEQRSTIEVDDLVKDLVEQIAFEARNSEFIDKKSGVSARLTISAFENLVSNAERRMLINGEKNTFVRISDFLGVIPAITGKIELVYEGELEGPGKVANILIGKAIKTLLLQFFPDPEKTKKAKAPNPYAEIINWFGDGNNLAVIDELPLHEYKKALNAVSGLKSLVKKLHPRLTENQELLMMEFVLHGLSEFSQLNKGFLDNGFAFSDMFNSLFNLQPDDDDLDIDDDRY; this is translated from the coding sequence ATGAACAAACTATTAAATATCAGAACCCTCGGCGAGTTAAAAAAGACGGATTATAAAAGCCGGTCGGTTAAAGAAGAATTAAGGGCAAACCTGATCAAACAATTGCAGCATGGCGAGGGAGGCTTTGAAGGGATCATCGGTTTTGAGGATACCGTTATCCCCGACCTGCAAACTGCCATTCTTTCGCGCCACAATATATTATTGCTGGGTTTGCGCGGGCAGGCTAAAACCCGGATTGCCCGCCTGCTGGTGAACCTGCTGGATGAATATATGCCTTATATTGAAGGATCGGAATTGTATGATGACCCTTTGGCGCCTATATCCTGGTTCGGGCATAATGAAATTATTACCAAAGGAGACGATACCCCGATTGGCTGGATCCACCGCTCTGAACGCTATACCGAAAAACTGGCCACACCCGATGTAACGGTTGCCGATCTGATCGGGGATGTTGACCCCATCAAGGCGGCCACCTTGAAACTGACTTATTCGGATGAGCGGGTGATCCATTTTGGTTTGATCCCCCGCGCACATCGGGGCATTTTTGTGATTAACGAACTGCCCGATCTTCAGGCACGGATCCAGGTTTCACTATTTAATATTTTACAGGAACGGGACATCCAGATCCGTGGTTTTAAACTGCGCCTGCCGCTGGATATTCAGTTTGTGTTCACCGCAAACCCCGAGGATTACACCAACCGCGGCTCTATCGTAACCCCGTTAAAGGATCGTATTGAAAGCCAGATCTTAACACACTACCCGCGTACCATCGACGTTTCCCGTAAAATTACCCAGCAGGAAGCATCACTCACCCCCGAACAACGTTCGACCATTGAGGTGGATGATTTGGTAAAAGACCTGGTGGAACAAATTGCTTTTGAGGCCCGGAATTCAGAATTTATCGACAAAAAATCGGGCGTTTCGGCACGTTTAACCATATCGGCATTTGAAAACCTGGTAAGCAACGCCGAAAGGCGCATGCTGATCAATGGCGAAAAAAACACCTTCGTCCGTATTTCTGATTTCCTGGGCGTAATCCCTGCCATCACCGGCAAAATCGAGCTGGTATACGAAGGCGAACTGGAAGGCCCTGGCAAAGTTGCCAATATCCTGATCGGTAAAGCCATTAAAACACTGTTGCTGCAGTTTTTTCCCGATCCCGAAAAAACAAAGAAAGCAAAGGCCCCAAATCCTTATGCGGAGATCATCAATTGGTTTGGCGATGGCAATAATTTAGCCGTGATTGACGAATTGCCGCTGCATGAATACAAAAAAGCGCTTAATGCCGTTAGTGGATTGAAGAGCCTTGTAAAAAAACTGCATCCAAGGTTGACAGAGAACCAGGAGTTATTAATGATGGAATTTGTTTTACACGGACTGTCGGAATTTTCGCAGCTGAACAAAGGTTTCCTTGATAACGGCTTCGCGTTTTCGGATATGTTTAACAGCCTGTTCAACCTGCAACCGGATGATGACGACCTTGACATTGATGACGACCGCTATTAA
- a CDS encoding metallophosphoesterase: MLLLIDDLRRLSIFTGRKLKKTGTLAPETKHAPDTIPRSEFLLKAGLLAGAVPLAAFKLNMKSGLYDYQVKRHNLYLPNLPKAFDGMKLGQISDIHSGSFFDKKAVLGGVEMLLGEKPDVIFFTGDLVNEQTNEMRDYQDIFNKVKAPLGVFSSLGNHDYGDYADWATPAAKQKNLDDLVQTHKNMGWDLLRNENRRLKIGNEEIGILGIENWGELSRFPKYGRMDLAVKNTDDLPVKLLLSHDPSHWRAQVLPHYPQIDMVFAGHTHGMQFGLRTEHFQWSPVEYLYNEWAGFYREGKQQIYVNVGYGFFGFRGRVGILPEITIFTLKAGPDPLQSLS; this comes from the coding sequence TTGCTTTTATTGATTGATGATTTGCGCCGCTTAAGTATTTTCACCGGCAGAAAATTAAAGAAAACCGGCACCCTGGCACCTGAAACAAAACACGCCCCCGATACGATCCCGCGTTCTGAATTTTTACTAAAAGCGGGGTTGCTTGCCGGCGCTGTTCCGCTGGCGGCTTTTAAGCTGAACATGAAAAGCGGTTTGTATGATTACCAGGTAAAACGGCATAACCTTTACCTGCCCAACCTGCCAAAGGCTTTTGACGGGATGAAACTCGGGCAAATTTCAGATATTCATTCCGGCAGTTTTTTTGATAAGAAAGCAGTTTTGGGCGGGGTTGAAATGCTGCTTGGCGAAAAACCTGATGTCATATTTTTTACAGGCGACCTGGTGAATGAACAAACCAACGAAATGCGCGATTACCAGGATATTTTCAACAAGGTGAAAGCGCCTTTAGGTGTGTTTTCTTCTCTTGGAAATCATGATTACGGCGATTATGCGGACTGGGCCACCCCTGCGGCCAAACAGAAAAATCTGGATGACCTGGTACAAACCCACAAAAACATGGGCTGGGATTTGTTAAGGAATGAGAACCGCCGTTTAAAAATAGGTAACGAAGAAATTGGTATCCTCGGGATCGAAAACTGGGGCGAATTAAGCCGCTTCCCAAAATATGGCCGGATGGACCTGGCTGTAAAAAATACCGATGATCTGCCGGTGAAATTACTTTTGTCGCACGACCCTTCGCACTGGCGGGCGCAGGTATTACCACATTACCCGCAAATTGATATGGTGTTTGCCGGGCACACCCATGGTATGCAATTTGGGCTGAGGACAGAACATTTTCAATGGAGCCCGGTTGAATACCTGTATAACGAGTGGGCCGGCTTTTACCGTGAAGGCAAACAGCAAATTTATGTTAATGTGGGCTACGGATTTTTTGGTTTCAGGGGAAGGGTTGGAATATTGCCGGAGATTACGATATTTACATTAAAAGCCGGACCAGATCCTTTACAATCGCTCAGCTAA